One Diospyros lotus cultivar Yz01 chromosome 1, ASM1463336v1, whole genome shotgun sequence genomic window carries:
- the LOC127790250 gene encoding LOW QUALITY PROTEIN: uncharacterized protein LOC127790250 (The sequence of the model RefSeq protein was modified relative to this genomic sequence to represent the inferred CDS: deleted 2 bases in 1 codon; substituted 1 base at 1 genomic stop codon): MVELGLRTIRELAAPDVHYQSLCIQYPQLDATFELKSGLIHLLPKFHGLAGEDPHKHLKEFHVVCSTMRPQGVXGDEEQIKLRAFPFSLDGAAKDWLYYLPPAAITSWDGLKRIFLEKFFPASRTAAIRKEIYGIRQNHGETLHEYWERFKKLCSSCPHHQISDQLLVQYFYEGLIPMDRYLVDAASGGALSEKTPAAAQELISKMAQNAQQFGTRSATPMRQANEIGVAAINDQQRIENKLEELASMVRQLALDKGQSKSQQVCGICSLSSHGTDQCPQLQENTEACAGIFPGRPFQPQHQQPQQQRYDLYAATYNPGWRDHPNLRYGGPSNQPFQPQQQQPQQHRFNAQRPSQSMQQPQPAPKSESSLEDIMKQLVANNLQFQQRTDTAIQNLETQIGQLATNISELRSQGSGQLPSQPVSNPRGNVSAIVLRSGKELSSPPSPQPEFGQQQENRGETSHNHPLPFPHRATQNKKRAEVELDKEIMETFKKVEVNIPLLEAIRQIPKYAKFLKDLCTHKRKLKGNEKINLGRNVSALIQPAIPQKCKDPGTFTIPCTIGNLQFHNAMLDLGASINVMPKSVYSSLQAGAGTLTSTGVVVQLANRSTAYPEGVLEDVLVKVKDFIFPADFYVLNMEDDRTPGHTPLILGRPFLKTARTIINVHEGTLSMEFAGNCFQFNIIDAMKYPLEDHYALHVNFIDLMVEKACVELYNLESEFPTIHDFPDDMHCPQCHDGLSKCNACSEIDEFLSIVDSAPSHTISDSHVPPIEEVSVAENVVQVGGNINRLVPSIQQPPTLECKPLPENLKYAYLADGDKLPVIIADNLQPDQEEKLLNLLKQHKRAIGWSLADIPGISPSLCMHRIHLEEGARPVRQPQRRLNPTILDVVKKEVSKLLSAGIIYPISDSKWVSPVQVVPKKTGFTVVANERNELVPMRV; this comes from the exons aaccattagagaattGGCTGCCCCTGATGTGCACTACCAGTCTTTATGCATTCAATATCCCCAATTGGATGCAacctttgaattgaaatctgggctaatccatttgcttcccaagtttcatggccttGCAGGTGAAGATCCGCACAAGCACCTCAAGGAATTCCATGTTGTCTGCTCCACAATGAGGCCACAAGGAGTT TGAGGAGATGAGGAGCAGATAAAACTTAGGGCCTTCCCATTCTCATTGGATGGAGCTGCAAAGGATTGGTTATACTACCTACCACCTGCTGCCATCACAAGTTGGGATGGGCTAAAAAGGATCTTTTTGGAGAAGTTCTTTCCAGCATCCCGAACAGCCGCCATTCGAAAAGAAATTTATGGCATAAGGCAGAATCATGGGGAGACattacatgagtattgggagcgATTCAAGAAACTCTGTTCTAGTTGTCCACACCATCAAATCAGTGACCAGTTGCTGGTCCAATACTTCTATGAAGGTCTTATTCCAATGGATAGGTATTTGGTGGATGCAGCTAGTGGAGGAGCCCTCTCTGAAAAGACACCAGCAGCTGCTCAGGAGCTAATCTCCAAGATGGCACAGAATGCCCAACAGTTTGGTACCAGGTCAGCCACTCCCATGAGACAAGCCAATGAGATTGGTGTTGCTGCCATCAATGACCAACAGAGGATAGAGAACAAACTGGAGGAATTGGCCTCCATGGTCAGACAGCTAGCCCTTGATAAAGGACAGTCCAAATCTCAGCAGGTATGTGGTATTTGCTCATTATCCTCCCATGGTACTGACCAATGTCCTCAACTGCAGGAGAATACAGAAGCTTGTGCTggcatttttccaggaagaCCCTTCCAGCCACAGCATCAGCAGCCACAGCAACAAAGATATGATCTATATGCTGCCACCTATAATCCAGGGTGGAGAGATCATCCAAATTTGAGGTATGGAGGTCCTTCCAACCAGCCATTCCAGCCACAGCAACAGCAACCTCAGCAGCACAGATTCAAtgcacaaagaccaagtcaATCAATGCAGCAACCCCAACCAGCTCCTAAATCCGAATCAAGCTTGGAAGATATCATGAAGCAGCTCGTTGCCAACAATCTCCAGTTTCAGCAAAGGACCGACACTGCCatacaaaatttggagacacagaTTGGACAGCTGGCAACCAACATCAGTGAGCTacggagtcaaggttcgggtcaGTTGCCTTCACAGCCAGTTTCAAATCCAAGGGGCAATGTAAGTGCTATCGTTCTCCGCAGTGGCAAGGAGTTAAGCAGCCCACCCTCTCCACAACCAGAATTTGGGCAGcaacaagaaa ATAGAGGAGAGACTTCTCACAACCATCCATTGCCATTTCCTCACCGAgccactcaaaataaaaagagggcAGAAGTTGAGTTGGACAAGGAGATCatggaaactttcaaaaaagttGAGGTGAACATACCACTCTTGGAGGCCATCAGACAGATTCCCAAGTATGCCAAGTTTCTCAAAGACTTGTGCACCCACAAAAGGAAactgaaaggaaatgaaaaaatcaacttgGGGAGAAATGTGTCAGCATTGATTCAACCTGCCATACCTCAAAAATGCAAAGATCCAGGAACTTTCaccattccttgcactattggaAATTTGCAATTTCATAATGCTATGTTGGATTTAGGAGCCTCTATTAATGTGATGCCTAAATCTGTGTATTCTTCTTTGCAGGCAGGCGCAGGCACATTGACATCTACAGGAGTGGTGGTCCAGTTGGCAAATAGGAGCACAGCATACCCTGAGGGAGTATTAGAGGATGTATTAGTAAAGGTAAAGGATTTCATATTCCCTGCTGActtctatgttttgaatatggaagatgaTCGCACACCCGGACACACACCACTTATTCTAGGTAGACCCTTCTTGAAAACTGCAAGGACAATaattaatgtgcatgagggtactttATCTATGGAGTTCGCTGGtaactgtt ttcaattcaatatcattGATGCCATGAAGTATCCCTTAGAAGATCATTATGCCTTGCATGTTAACTTTATTGACTTAATGGTGGAGAAAGCATGTGTTGAGTTGTATAATCTTGAGTCTGAATTCCCCACCATCCATGATTTTCCTGATGATATGCATTGCCCTCAGTGTCATGACGGACTCAGTAAGTGTAATGCTTGTTCTGAAATAGATGAGTTTTTGAGTATTGTTGATAGTGCGCCTTCTCATACTATATCCGATTCTCATGTGCCTCCCATAGAGGAAGTTTCTGTTGCTGAGAATGTAGTGCAGGTAGGTGGAAACATAAACAGATTGGTGCCTTCAATTCAACAGCCACCCACCTTGGAGTGTAAGCCCCTGCCCGAGAATCTGAAGTATGCCTACTTGGCAGATGGAGACAAGCTACCCGTGATCATCGCCGACAACcttcagcctgaccaagaggagAAGTTGCTGAATCTGTTGAAGCAACATAAGAGAGCCATAGGTTGGTCACTTGCAGACATTCCCGGTATATCCCCTTCCTTATGCATGCACAGGATTCATTTAGAGGAAGGAGCTCGACCAGTGAGGCAGCCCCAAAGGAGACTCAATCCCACCATTCTAGATGTGgtcaagaaagaggtaagtaaacTACTTTCGGCTGGCATTATTTATCCTATctctgacagcaagtgggtgagtccagtgcaggTAGTTCCGAAGAAGACAGGATTCACAGTGGTAGCCAATGAGAGGAATGAGCTAGTGCCCATGCGAGTGTAg